The segment CAAATTTAGAAGGGGAAATTCCCGCAATAGTGATGGAGTTTTTATCAGCCACAGATGCAGGGGAATACTCTAGCAAACAAACTTATCCACCAGGCAAGTGGTTTTTTTACGAGCAAATCTTGCAAGTGCCAATATACGCCATTTTTGATGCGATCGCAGGAGAAATGGAAGTATATCAATTAAATTCAGGACGTTATCAACTGCAACGCCCCAATGCAGATGGACGTTACTGGATAGATCGAGTCGGCTTATTCCTCGGCATCTGGCAGGGCACTAAAGGACAACGCACGGGATACTGGTTGCGGTGGTGGGATGAATCTGGACAAATGTTGTTGTGGGGGGAAGAGTTAGTCGAGCAGGAGCGACAGTTGAGAGACCAGGAGCGACAAGCTAAAGAAGCAGCTCTACAACAAGTTGAACAGGAGCGACAAGCCAAAGAAGCAGCTCTACAACAGGTGGAGGAATTGGCAGCACAGTTGAGGGCTTTGGGTGGAAATTAATAGTAAGTAAAAAGGCAAAAGAAAAGAGAAAAAAACTCTTTCTTTTGCCCTCATTTCCAGGCGGGAGCTTGGGAATGCTTTTTACTTTGTCGCAGTCGCCATTGCTTTTTCAACAGCTACCAAAGCTTTGTCTATCTCTTGAGCTGTAACAATTAGCGGTGGGACAAATCTGACGACTTTCGGGCCAGCCGGGACGAGTAGCAAACCCTCGGCTATGGTATTTTTAACAACATCAGCTGAAGTCAGTTCGATGTCTGCTTTCAACTCCATGCCGTTAATTAAACCCCAGCCGCGAACTTCAGCAATTTGGTTAGGATATTTGGAGGCGATCGCTCTCAAACCTGCCCTCAATTGCTCTCCCCGTTCTTGCACGTTTTGCAGCAGCTTTTCTTGCTCCAAAGTCTGACACACAGTTAACGCCACAGCACATGCAAAGGGATTCCCCCCAAACGTACTGGCATGATCTCCCGGCTGGAAAACATCGCACTTGGACTTGCACAAGGTAGCGCCAATCGGGATACCGCCGCCCAAGCCTTTAGCAGAAGTGAAGATATCCGGCTCAATCCCTA is part of the Microcoleus sp. FACHB-831 genome and harbors:
- a CDS encoding Uma2 family endonuclease produces the protein MLASLGKYTITWEKLPDDFILDDEPVESIDQPLIAAALREILELAGLLHSERLVASNLGICATLDGKLVIKAPDWFYVSSVLPISPQEVRRSYTPNLEGEIPAIVMEFLSATDAGEYSSKQTYPPGKWFFYEQILQVPIYAIFDAIAGEMEVYQLNSGRYQLQRPNADGRYWIDRVGLFLGIWQGTKGQRTGYWLRWWDESGQMLLWGEELVEQERQLRDQERQAKEAALQQVEQERQAKEAALQQVEELAAQLRALGGN